From one Mycobacterium colombiense CECT 3035 genomic stretch:
- the tatB gene encoding Sec-independent protein translocase protein TatB, with amino-acid sequence MFGSLSWEHMLVLVVVGLVVLGPERLPGAIRWTSNALRQARDYLSGVTSQLREDLGPEFDDLRVPLSELQKLRGMTPRAALTKHLLDGDDSFLTGAFDKPVNGALPQTPHPAPPAPNGQAVAAEQQPGGKTPFDTDAT; translated from the coding sequence ATGTTCGGCAGCCTGAGCTGGGAGCACATGCTCGTCCTCGTGGTGGTCGGGCTGGTGGTCCTGGGGCCCGAGCGGCTGCCGGGTGCCATCAGGTGGACGTCCAACGCCTTGCGTCAGGCGCGTGATTACCTCAGCGGTGTCACCAGCCAGCTGCGCGAGGACCTCGGGCCCGAGTTCGACGACCTGCGCGTCCCGCTCAGCGAACTGCAGAAGCTGCGGGGAATGACGCCGCGTGCGGCGCTGACCAAGCATCTGCTGGACGGCGACGACTCCTTCCTGACCGGAGCCTTCGACAAACCGGTGAATGGCGCCCTGCCGCAGACCCCGCACCCGGCCCCGCCCGCCCCGAACGGCCAGGCGGTCGCGGCCGAACAGCAGCCCGGCGGGAAGACGCCGTTCGACACCGACGCCACCTGA
- the rseA gene encoding anti-sigma E factor RseA, translating to MPDRGHVFRRAFSWLPAQFASQSDAPVGAPRQFGSTEHLSVEAIAAFVDGELRMNAHLRAAHHLSLCAQCAGEVEDQSRARAALRDSRPIRIPSTLLGMLADIPYESPDDSPTHASDRFADRDGRERRKRR from the coding sequence ATGCCCGATCGTGGACATGTGTTCCGCCGCGCGTTCTCCTGGCTCCCCGCTCAATTCGCCTCCCAGAGCGACGCGCCCGTCGGCGCACCGCGCCAGTTCGGATCCACCGAGCACCTGTCCGTCGAAGCGATCGCGGCGTTCGTCGACGGCGAGCTCCGGATGAACGCGCACCTGCGGGCCGCGCATCATCTGTCGTTGTGCGCCCAGTGTGCGGGCGAGGTCGAGGACCAGAGCCGGGCTCGCGCGGCGCTGCGCGATTCGCGCCCCATCCGCATCCCCAGCACGCTGCTCGGCATGCTCGCCGACATTCCCTACGAGTCGCCCGACGATTCCCCCACGCACGCCTCCGACCGCTTCGCGGACCGCGACGGACGTGAGCGGCGCAAGCGCCGGTAG
- the sigE gene encoding RNA polymerase sigma factor SigE: MDRGGRWTGNTDWELPVVASDEVPLVGTPDSEDSIITTLLSPSSMSHAQELPADEWVEPSDALQGTAVFDATGDKAAMPSWDELVRQHADRVYRLAYRLSGNQHDAEDLTQETFIRVFRSVQNYQPGTFEGWLHRITTNLFLDMVRRRSRIRMEALPEDYERVPADEPNPEQIYHDSRLGPDLQAALDSLPPEFRAAVVLCDIEGLSYEEIGATLGVKLGTVRSRIHRGRQALRDYLAAHPDHDAARAKSA, from the coding sequence ATGGATCGCGGAGGGCGTTGGACCGGGAATACCGATTGGGAACTACCTGTTGTCGCCAGTGACGAAGTGCCGCTCGTTGGCACGCCGGATTCGGAGGACTCGATCATCACCACGCTTCTCAGCCCGTCCAGCATGTCTCATGCGCAGGAGCTCCCCGCCGACGAGTGGGTGGAGCCGTCCGACGCGCTGCAAGGGACCGCGGTGTTCGACGCGACTGGCGATAAGGCGGCCATGCCGTCCTGGGACGAGTTGGTGCGCCAGCACGCCGACCGGGTGTACCGGCTGGCCTACCGGCTTTCCGGCAATCAGCACGATGCCGAGGACCTCACCCAGGAGACCTTCATCCGGGTCTTCCGGTCGGTGCAGAATTACCAGCCGGGAACGTTCGAAGGGTGGTTGCACCGCATCACCACGAACCTGTTCCTCGACATGGTGCGCCGGCGCTCGCGCATCCGGATGGAGGCGCTGCCCGAGGATTACGAGCGGGTTCCCGCCGACGAGCCCAACCCCGAGCAGATCTACCACGATTCGCGGCTGGGCCCCGACCTGCAGGCCGCGCTCGATTCGCTGCCACCGGAATTTCGTGCCGCGGTCGTCCTGTGTGACATCGAAGGCCTGTCCTACGAGGAGATCGGCGCAACCCTGGGCGTCAAACTGGGCACCGTGCGCAGCCGCATCCACCGCGGCCGCCAGGCGCTGCGCGACTACCTGGCCGCGCATCCCGATCACGACGCCGCGCGCGCCAAGTCGGCGTAA
- a CDS encoding O-methyltransferase — MDGTDAEAPGQAAPSRADSLFAHAESSISEDALLAAARERAVDIGAGAVTPAVGALLSLLTKLSGGKAIAEVGTGAGVSGLWLLSGMSDDGVLTTIDIEPEYLRLAKQAFTEAGIGPSRTRLIGGRAQEVLTRLADESYDLVFIDADPVDQPDYVVEGVRLLRPGGVIVVHRAALGGRAGDPAARDAEVVAVREAARLIAEDERLTPALVPLGDGILAAVRD, encoded by the coding sequence ATGGACGGCACCGACGCAGAAGCCCCCGGCCAGGCAGCGCCCAGCCGGGCGGACTCACTCTTCGCGCACGCCGAAAGCTCGATCTCGGAGGACGCGCTGTTGGCGGCCGCTCGGGAGCGGGCCGTGGACATCGGCGCGGGCGCGGTGACGCCGGCGGTGGGCGCGTTGCTGAGCCTGCTGACCAAGCTGAGTGGCGGCAAGGCCATCGCCGAAGTGGGCACCGGCGCGGGCGTCAGTGGGCTGTGGCTGTTGTCCGGCATGAGCGACGACGGCGTCTTGACGACGATCGACATCGAGCCCGAATATCTGCGGCTCGCCAAGCAGGCGTTCACCGAGGCCGGCATCGGTCCGTCGCGCACCCGGCTGATCGGCGGCCGCGCCCAGGAAGTCCTCACCCGGCTCGCCGACGAGTCCTATGACCTGGTGTTCATCGACGCCGACCCGGTCGACCAGCCGGACTACGTCGTCGAGGGCGTGCGACTGCTGCGCCCCGGCGGCGTGATCGTGGTGCATCGCGCCGCGCTGGGCGGACGGGCCGGTGATCCGGCTGCCCGCGACGCCGAGGTGGTCGCGGTGCGCGAGGCGGCGCGGCTGATCGCCGAGGACGAGCGCCTCACCCCGGCGCTGGTGCCACTCGGCGACGGCATCCTGGCCGCCGTTCGCGACTGA
- a CDS encoding TetR/AcrR family transcriptional regulator: protein MRSADLTAAARIRDAAIEQFGEHGFGVGLRAIADAAGVSAALVIHHFGSKDGLRKACDDYIAEEIRDTKSETIKSNDPATWFARLAEIEEFAPMTAYLVRSMQTGGDLAKMLWRSMIDNVEQYMEEGVRAGTIKPSRDPKARAKYIGITGGGALLLYIQMHDTPTDLRAVLRDYARDMILPALEIYTDGLMVDRTMYDAFLAAEDQGESDAN from the coding sequence ATGCGTTCAGCCGACTTGACCGCAGCCGCCCGGATCCGCGACGCGGCCATCGAACAGTTCGGCGAGCACGGGTTCGGCGTCGGGCTGCGGGCCATCGCCGATGCCGCGGGGGTGAGCGCCGCCCTGGTCATCCATCACTTCGGCTCCAAGGACGGCCTGCGCAAGGCGTGCGACGACTACATCGCCGAAGAGATCCGCGACACCAAGTCGGAGACGATCAAGTCCAACGACCCGGCCACCTGGTTCGCGCGACTCGCCGAGATCGAGGAGTTCGCCCCGATGACGGCCTACCTGGTGCGCAGCATGCAGACCGGCGGTGACCTCGCGAAGATGTTGTGGCGCAGTATGATTGACAACGTCGAACAATACATGGAAGAGGGCGTGCGGGCCGGGACGATAAAGCCGAGCCGCGATCCGAAGGCCAGAGCCAAGTATATCGGCATCACCGGAGGCGGAGCTCTCCTGCTCTACATCCAAATGCACGACACACCAACCGATCTGCGTGCGGTCCTGCGCGACTACGCCCGGGACATGATCCTGCCGGCCCTCGAGATCTACACGGACGGCCTGATGGTCGATCGCACCATGTACGACGCATTCCTGGCAGCTGAAGATCAAGGAGAATCTGATGCCAACTGA
- a CDS encoding ABC transporter ATP-binding protein: MPTENATGVAPIEIRGLTKNFGAVRALDGLDLTVREGEVHGFLGPNGAGKSTTIRILLGLVKADGGSVRLLGGDPWTQAVALHRHIAYVPGDVTLWPSLTGGETIDLLARMRGGIDKKRRAELIERFDLDPHKKARTYSKGNRQKVSLISAFSSHARLLLLDEPSSGLDPLMENVFQQCVAQARDRGTTVLLSSHILAETEALCERVTIIRAGKTIESGSLNSMRHLSRTSIKAEMTGDPGDLRRIKGVEDVTVEGNTLRAQVDSESLGELIRVLGDAGVRSLVSQPPTLEELFLRHYDTSGGDGRHGRDAAKVSLS, translated from the coding sequence ATGCCAACTGAAAACGCCACCGGTGTCGCACCCATCGAGATCCGCGGGCTCACCAAAAATTTCGGTGCGGTGCGGGCGCTGGACGGCCTGGACCTCACGGTAAGGGAAGGCGAAGTCCACGGGTTCCTCGGGCCCAACGGCGCCGGGAAGTCGACGACCATCCGCATCCTGCTGGGCCTGGTCAAGGCCGACGGCGGCAGCGTGCGACTGCTCGGCGGCGACCCCTGGACCCAGGCCGTCGCACTGCATCGCCACATCGCCTACGTCCCAGGCGATGTCACGCTGTGGCCGTCACTGACCGGCGGTGAGACCATCGACCTGCTGGCCCGCATGCGGGGCGGCATCGACAAGAAGCGCCGCGCCGAGCTGATCGAGCGTTTCGACCTGGATCCGCACAAGAAGGCGCGCACGTATTCGAAGGGCAACCGCCAGAAGGTCTCGCTGATCTCGGCGTTCTCCTCGCACGCCAGGCTGCTGCTCCTGGACGAGCCCAGCAGCGGGCTGGACCCGTTGATGGAGAACGTGTTTCAACAGTGCGTGGCGCAGGCCCGCGACCGGGGTACGACGGTGTTGCTGTCCAGCCACATCCTGGCCGAAACGGAGGCGCTGTGCGAACGGGTGACGATCATCCGCGCCGGCAAGACCATCGAAAGCGGTTCGCTGAACTCCATGCGGCACCTGAGCCGCACCTCGATCAAGGCCGAAATGACCGGTGATCCGGGCGATCTCAGGCGCATCAAGGGTGTCGAGGACGTCACCGTCGAGGGCAACACGCTGCGCGCCCAGGTGGACAGCGAGAGCCTGGGCGAGCTCATCCGCGTGCTCGGCGATGCCGGGGTGCGCAGCCTGGTCAGCCAGCCGCCGACCCTCGAAGAGCTTTTCCTGCGCCACTACGACACGTCCGGCGGCGACGGCCGGCACGGACGCGACGCGGCAAAGGTGTCGCTGTCATGA
- a CDS encoding ABC transporter permease: MSTTTLDRPFASASPAPLQSSSFSGTLAMLRLYLRRDRVSMPLWVLLLSVPLATVYVGSIEKVYPTAPARAGFAASIMASPAQRALYGQVYNDSLGAVGIWKAGMFHVLIAVAVILTVIRHTRADEENGRTELVDSTAIGRYASLSAALLLSFGASIATGAIGAAGLLSTDVPAAGSLAFGAALACSGLVFTAVAAVTAQLSPSARFARGAAFAVLGAAFTLRAVGDAGDGTLSWLSPLGWSLQVKPYAGDRWWVLVLHLVTTAALTVLAYRLLAGRDVGAGLIAERPGPGSAAPSLGNVFGLAWRLDRAALLLWTVGLCLYGLLIGSVVHGIGDELGGSGVARDIVARMGGTSALEQAFIAVAFSMMGMVAAAFAVSLTLRLHQEESSQRAETVLAGAVSRTRWLASHLVTALAGSAAAMLASGLTAGVVYGIAAGDVGAKLPMVVASAAVQLPAVWLLSAVTVCVFGFAPRLTPAAWGVLIGFVALYLIGSLAGFSQWLLDLEPFAHIPRIGSDFTVVPLLWLLAMDVGLMVLGAMAFRRRDLRC; this comes from the coding sequence ATGAGCACCACCACGCTGGACCGACCCTTCGCCTCGGCATCGCCTGCGCCACTTCAGAGTTCAAGCTTCTCCGGAACGCTCGCGATGCTGCGGCTCTACCTGCGCCGCGACCGCGTCTCGATGCCGCTGTGGGTGCTGCTGCTGTCGGTGCCGCTGGCCACCGTGTACGTCGGCAGCATCGAGAAGGTCTACCCCACCGCGCCCGCCCGCGCCGGGTTCGCGGCCTCCATCATGGCCAGCCCGGCCCAGCGCGCGCTCTACGGCCAGGTGTACAACGACAGCCTTGGCGCCGTGGGCATTTGGAAGGCCGGCATGTTCCACGTGCTGATCGCGGTGGCCGTCATCCTCACGGTGATCCGGCATACCCGCGCCGACGAGGAGAACGGTCGGACCGAATTGGTGGACTCGACCGCGATCGGCCGCTACGCCAGCCTGAGCGCGGCGCTGCTGCTGTCGTTCGGAGCATCCATCGCGACCGGCGCGATCGGCGCGGCCGGCCTGTTGAGCACCGACGTCCCGGCCGCCGGGTCGCTGGCCTTCGGGGCGGCGCTGGCCTGCTCCGGCCTGGTGTTCACCGCCGTCGCCGCGGTGACCGCGCAGCTGTCGCCGAGCGCCCGGTTCGCCCGCGGTGCCGCGTTCGCGGTGCTGGGCGCCGCGTTCACCCTGCGCGCCGTCGGCGACGCCGGCGACGGCACCCTGTCGTGGCTCTCCCCGCTGGGGTGGTCGCTGCAGGTCAAACCGTATGCGGGCGACCGCTGGTGGGTGCTGGTGCTGCACCTGGTGACCACGGCCGCGTTGACCGTGCTCGCCTACCGGCTGCTCGCCGGCCGCGACGTCGGCGCCGGGCTGATCGCGGAACGGCCAGGCCCCGGCAGCGCCGCGCCGTCGCTGGGCAACGTGTTCGGGCTGGCCTGGCGGCTGGACCGCGCCGCACTGCTGCTCTGGACCGTGGGGTTGTGCCTGTATGGCCTGTTGATCGGCAGCGTGGTGCACGGCATCGGCGACGAGCTGGGCGGCAGCGGCGTGGCGCGCGACATCGTGGCACGGATGGGCGGCACCAGCGCCCTCGAGCAAGCGTTCATCGCCGTCGCGTTTTCGATGATGGGCATGGTTGCCGCCGCGTTCGCGGTGTCGCTCACGTTGCGGCTGCACCAGGAAGAGTCGAGCCAGCGCGCCGAAACGGTGCTTGCCGGCGCGGTGTCGCGAACCCGCTGGCTGGCAAGTCATTTGGTGACCGCACTCGCCGGATCCGCGGCGGCGATGCTGGCCAGCGGCCTGACCGCGGGTGTCGTCTACGGCATCGCGGCCGGCGATGTCGGCGCCAAGCTGCCGATGGTCGTTGCCAGCGCGGCCGTCCAACTGCCCGCCGTGTGGTTGTTGTCGGCCGTGACGGTTTGCGTGTTCGGCTTCGCGCCGCGCCTGACGCCGGCGGCCTGGGGCGTGCTGATCGGTTTCGTCGCCCTGTACCTGATCGGATCGTTGGCTGGTTTTTCGCAGTGGCTGCTCGACCTGGAACCCTTCGCGCACATTCCGCGGATCGGTTCAGATTTCACAGTCGTACCACTGTTATGGCTACTCGCCATGGACGTAGGGTTGATGGTTCTGGGTGCCATGGCTTTTCGGCGCCGCGATCTCCGCTGCTAG
- a CDS encoding methyltransferase family protein: MKTGIRVTATSLSGILSWILILLLPAGTLHYWQAWLFIAVFTVATIVPTVYLARANPAALQRRMRAGPRAEPRKAQKFIIAGSFVGLFATMVFSALDHRFGWSSVPPWLSVLGDVLVATGLGIAMLVIVQNSYAGATVTVESGQTVVSDGLYQFVRHPMYVGNVIMMIGIPLALGSYWGLLFIIPGAVGLTLRILDEEKLLLRELPGYREYTGRVRHRLVPYVW, from the coding sequence ATGAAAACCGGTATCAGGGTAACGGCGACCTCCCTCTCGGGCATCCTCTCCTGGATTTTGATCCTCCTGCTGCCGGCCGGCACCCTGCACTACTGGCAGGCGTGGCTCTTCATCGCCGTGTTCACGGTGGCCACCATCGTTCCCACCGTCTACCTGGCCCGCGCCAATCCCGCGGCGCTGCAGCGCCGCATGCGTGCGGGCCCGCGCGCCGAACCCCGCAAGGCGCAGAAGTTCATCATCGCCGGGTCGTTCGTGGGCCTGTTCGCGACGATGGTGTTCAGCGCGCTCGACCATCGGTTCGGCTGGTCGTCGGTGCCGCCGTGGCTGTCGGTGCTCGGGGACGTGCTGGTGGCGACGGGCCTCGGCATCGCCATGCTGGTGATCGTCCAGAACAGTTACGCCGGCGCCACGGTCACGGTGGAAAGCGGCCAGACGGTCGTGTCCGACGGCCTCTACCAATTCGTGCGCCACCCGATGTACGTCGGCAATGTGATCATGATGATCGGTATCCCCCTGGCGCTCGGCTCGTACTGGGGATTGCTCTTCATCATCCCGGGCGCCGTGGGGCTGACGCTGCGCATCCTGGACGAGGAAAAGCTGCTGCTGCGGGAATTGCCCGGTTACCGCGAGTACACCGGCCGCGTGCGCCACCGGCTGGTGCCTTACGTCTGGTAG
- the glgC gene encoding glucose-1-phosphate adenylyltransferase — MREAPHVLGIVLAGGEGKRLYPLTADRAKPAVPFGGAYRLIDFVLSNLVNARYLRICVLTQYKSHSLDRHISQNWRLSGLAGEYITPVPAQQRLGPRWYTGSADAIYQSLNLIYDEDPDYIVVFGADHVYRMDPEQMVRFHIDSGAGATVAGIRVPRGEATAFGCIDSDESGRIRKFVEKPLDPPGTPDDPEQTFVSMGNYIFTTKVLIDAIRADADDDHSDHDMGGDIIPRLVDDGMAAVYDFNDNEVPGATDRDRAYWRDVGTLDAFYDAHMDLVSVHPVFNLYNKRWPIRGESENLAPAKFVNGGSAQESVVGAGSIISAASVRNSVLSSNVVVDDGAIVEGSVIMPGARVGRGAVVRHAILDKNVVVGPGEMVGVDLEKDRERFAISAGGVVAVGKGVWI, encoded by the coding sequence ATGAGGGAAGCGCCACACGTGCTGGGGATCGTCCTGGCCGGCGGTGAGGGCAAGCGGCTGTATCCGCTGACCGCGGACCGTGCCAAGCCCGCGGTTCCCTTCGGGGGCGCCTACCGACTGATCGACTTCGTCCTGTCCAACCTCGTCAATGCCCGGTATCTGCGCATCTGCGTTCTCACCCAGTACAAGTCGCATTCACTGGACCGTCACATTTCGCAGAACTGGCGGTTGTCCGGCCTGGCCGGGGAGTACATCACCCCGGTGCCGGCCCAACAGCGGCTCGGCCCGCGCTGGTACACCGGCTCGGCAGACGCGATCTACCAGTCGCTCAACCTGATCTATGACGAAGACCCCGACTACATCGTGGTTTTCGGTGCCGACCACGTGTACCGGATGGACCCCGAGCAGATGGTCCGGTTCCACATCGACAGCGGCGCGGGCGCGACGGTGGCCGGCATCCGGGTGCCCCGCGGCGAAGCCACCGCGTTCGGCTGCATCGACTCCGACGAGTCGGGCCGCATCCGCAAGTTCGTGGAGAAGCCACTGGATCCGCCGGGCACCCCGGACGATCCCGAGCAGACGTTCGTGTCGATGGGCAACTACATCTTCACCACCAAGGTGCTCATCGACGCGATCCGCGCGGACGCCGACGACGACCATTCCGATCACGACATGGGCGGCGACATCATCCCGCGACTCGTCGACGACGGGATGGCCGCGGTGTACGACTTCAACGACAACGAGGTGCCCGGCGCCACCGATCGTGACCGCGCCTACTGGCGGGACGTCGGAACGCTGGACGCGTTCTACGACGCCCACATGGACCTGGTGTCCGTGCATCCGGTGTTCAACCTGTACAACAAGCGCTGGCCGATCCGCGGCGAGTCGGAGAACCTGGCGCCGGCCAAGTTCGTCAACGGCGGCTCCGCGCAGGAGTCGGTGGTGGGCGCGGGCAGCATCATCTCGGCGGCCTCGGTGCGCAACTCGGTGCTCTCGTCCAACGTGGTGGTCGACGACGGCGCGATCGTGGAGGGCAGCGTGATCATGCCCGGCGCCCGCGTCGGCCGCGGTGCGGTGGTGCGCCACGCGATCCTGGACAAGAACGTCGTGGTCGGCCCGGGCGAGATGGTGGGCGTGGATCTGGAGAAGGACCGCGAGCGCTTCGCGATCAGCGCCGGCGGTGTCGTCGCCGTGGGCAAGGGCGTCTGGATCTAG
- the glgA gene encoding glycogen synthase, whose amino-acid sequence MRVAMMTREYPPEVYGGAGVHVTELVAQLRRLCAVDVHCMGAPRPGAYVHQPDPRLQGANAAMTTLSADLMMANAASEASVVHSHTWYTGMAGHLAALLYGVPHVLTAHSLEPLRPWKAEQLGGGYRISTWVEQTAVLAADAVIAVSSAMREDVLRVYPALDPSAVHVIRNGVDTEVWYPAGPVQSGSILTELGVDPSRPIVVFVGRITRQKGLAHLVAAAHRFSPEAQVVLCAGAPDTPEIAEEIRDAVTALSNSRTGVFWIREMLPIGELREILSAAAVFVCPSVYEPLGIVNLEAMACSTAVVASDVGGIPEVVADGMTGTLVHYDPDDAQGYQTGLAEAVNELIADRGKAQRYGTAGRRRCVEEFSWAHVAEQTLEIYRKVCA is encoded by the coding sequence ATGCGGGTGGCGATGATGACGCGGGAGTACCCACCGGAGGTCTACGGCGGAGCGGGAGTACACGTCACCGAACTCGTCGCCCAGCTGCGCCGGCTGTGCGCGGTCGACGTGCATTGCATGGGCGCACCGCGCCCGGGCGCCTACGTGCACCAGCCTGACCCGCGGCTGCAGGGCGCCAACGCGGCGATGACGACGCTGTCGGCCGACCTGATGATGGCCAATGCGGCGTCGGAGGCCAGCGTGGTGCATTCACACACCTGGTACACCGGCATGGCGGGGCATCTGGCCGCGCTGCTCTACGGGGTTCCGCACGTCTTGACCGCACACTCGCTCGAGCCGCTGCGCCCGTGGAAGGCCGAGCAACTCGGCGGGGGCTACCGGATCTCGACCTGGGTCGAGCAGACCGCCGTGCTGGCCGCGGACGCCGTCATCGCGGTCAGCTCCGCGATGCGCGAGGACGTCCTGCGCGTCTATCCCGCACTGGATCCCAGCGCCGTACACGTCATCCGCAACGGCGTCGACACCGAAGTCTGGTACCCGGCGGGGCCGGTGCAAAGCGGATCGATACTGACCGAACTCGGCGTCGATCCGTCCCGGCCCATCGTGGTGTTCGTGGGCCGGATCACGCGACAGAAGGGGCTGGCGCACCTGGTGGCCGCCGCCCACCGGTTCAGCCCGGAGGCACAGGTGGTGTTGTGCGCGGGCGCCCCCGACACCCCGGAGATCGCCGAGGAGATCCGCGACGCCGTGACCGCGTTGTCAAACAGCCGCACCGGGGTGTTCTGGATCAGGGAGATGCTGCCCATTGGGGAGCTACGCGAAATCCTTTCGGCGGCAGCAGTTTTCGTATGTCCGTCGGTATACGAGCCGTTGGGCATCGTGAATTTGGAGGCGATGGCCTGCTCGACGGCGGTGGTGGCTTCCGACGTCGGCGGCATCCCGGAGGTGGTGGCCGACGGGATGACCGGAACGCTGGTGCATTACGACCCGGACGACGCGCAGGGCTATCAGACCGGATTGGCCGAAGCGGTCAACGAGTTGATCGCCGACCGCGGTAAAGCGCAGCGCTATGGCACGGCGGGGCGCCGGCGCTGCGTCGAAGAGTTCTCCTGGGCCCACGTCGCCGAGCAGACCCTGGAGATCTATCGGAAGGTGTGTGCGTAG
- a CDS encoding DUF3117 domain-containing protein, whose product MAAMKPRTGDGPLEATKEGRGIVMRVPLEGGGRLVVELTPDEAAALGDELKGVTSSS is encoded by the coding sequence ATGGCGGCGATGAAGCCCCGGACCGGAGACGGTCCTCTGGAAGCAACAAAGGAGGGGCGCGGCATCGTGATGCGGGTACCACTTGAGGGAGGCGGTCGACTGGTCGTCGAGCTGACGCCCGACGAGGCGGCTGCCCTTGGTGACGAACTCAAGGGCGTCACGAGCTCCAGCTAG
- a CDS encoding DNA-3-methyladenine glycosylase I, with product MSEDELVRCSWATVRPGPDFELYRDYHDREWGQPVRDGVALFERMSLEAFQSGLSWLIILRKRENFRRAFAGFDIAAVAEYTDADVQRLMADQGIVRNRAKIESTIANARAAAELGTPADLADLLWSFAPSPRSRPADPSEIPSATDESKAMARELKRRGFRFVGPTTAYALMQATGMVDDHIRGCWVPAAAR from the coding sequence GTGAGTGAAGACGAGCTGGTTCGCTGCAGCTGGGCGACCGTGCGACCGGGACCCGATTTCGAGCTGTACCGCGACTACCACGACCGCGAATGGGGTCAACCGGTGCGCGACGGGGTCGCGTTGTTCGAGCGGATGAGTCTGGAAGCCTTTCAAAGTGGCCTGTCATGGCTGATCATCCTGCGGAAACGGGAGAATTTCCGGCGTGCGTTCGCCGGGTTCGACATCGCCGCCGTCGCCGAGTACACCGACGCCGACGTGCAGCGGCTGATGGCGGATCAGGGAATCGTGCGCAACCGCGCCAAGATTGAGTCGACGATCGCCAACGCCCGGGCGGCCGCCGAACTGGGAACTCCGGCGGACCTGGCGGATCTGCTGTGGTCGTTTGCGCCGTCGCCGCGGTCCCGGCCGGCCGACCCGTCCGAAATCCCCTCGGCCACCGACGAATCGAAGGCCATGGCCCGTGAACTCAAGCGGCGCGGCTTCCGGTTCGTCGGCCCGACCACCGCCTATGCGCTGATGCAGGCGACCGGCATGGTCGATGACCATATCCGCGGTTGCTGGGTGCCCGCCGCTGCCCGCTGA
- a CDS encoding DivIVA domain-containing protein has translation MALVLLYLVVLVLVAIVLFGAASLLFGRGEQLPPLPRGTTATVLPAFGVTGSDVDAVKFTQVLRGYKTSEVDWVLDRLARELEALRGQLAAVHAGQEAEGEPGEPDDGEDRQDSV, from the coding sequence GTGGCGTTGGTGTTGCTGTACCTGGTGGTCCTGGTGCTGGTGGCGATCGTCCTGTTCGGCGCGGCCAGCCTGTTGTTCGGTCGCGGCGAGCAGCTGCCGCCCCTGCCCCGGGGGACGACGGCCACCGTGCTGCCCGCGTTCGGGGTGACCGGCTCCGACGTCGACGCCGTCAAGTTCACCCAGGTCCTGCGCGGTTACAAGACCAGTGAGGTGGACTGGGTGCTGGATCGGCTCGCGCGCGAGCTGGAGGCGCTGCGCGGCCAGCTGGCCGCGGTGCACGCCGGGCAGGAGGCCGAGGGCGAGCCCGGGGAACCGGACGACGGTGAGGATCGTCAGGACTCAGTGTGA